taaaatgaaaatcctaagaaagagagctcctctccaaagaaaagaaagagatgatacgtgcattgtgaaaagtggaaatcttaagaagatgaagtatcatctactcgaacgactgtaaccaggccaagcatcctcccaaaatcaaaccctattgtcattagctactctaaaatgagtgggaggaaggaaccaACAAGCAAAATGGGGAACAAATTTCTAtagacttgcatgggaaacaatgccacttcctctagtgttccatccattctgatggaccctatattacttttaatctccttttttgaaaattaacaagtaatttttggttgtacataaattaaacttaaaccttgaaacataaataacagactccaaccaaaattggcttacccaccaagcaagcaagtaatcaatgaaaaatcatatcatctagtccaaaattagtctcatgaatttttctttcatttcccttaaattttcaacaaatttttggcagcatgccgtctgtaaatagaacatttcccaaacctgtaagtcacaaaagcatgcaattcacaatatttttgcatcatacagatgtcatttagattaagacgtacatgcaacaacctaaaagtatctaccagcaggcaatacacatcattgcatcGGCCAGGGTATgtgtggcgttccaatcaagcatgcagtcctaatgtccacaaccagcatgcaattcacaagatatgccaatccaagcatgcaatccagaagttaaatcatgtcttaaactgaagttagatatatacccatctctagctgcAATGAGATTATGGATGACAGAGAACGACGAGGCAGTGGATGGAGGTGGTTGCATcaatgattctttatctagtttgcccggagtttcttttcacaattgatttgaaatgcgataagcctgcctatgtagataaaatgaattttagcctctcatctgataggttgtcgcttatagttaaggtatgatttaaatattaattttatttctcttgaatcttgatgtccTTCTTGTAGTCATTGCATCCACAaggcaagattcaagagaaataaaattaatatttaaatcataccttaactataagtgACAATCTAgtagatgaaaggctaaaattcattttgtctacatgggcaggcttatcgcatttcaaatcaattttgaaaagaaactccgagtaaactagataaagcccctccattcattatatacacactgcaaatgatatgcccactatcaaaaatagaagttatgaaaagtagacctaaaaattaattaacaaacccttctcaatgatggcaaaatctaaggaaaaacctacataattataaatccaatgtaaaaaataaatatactttataaaattgcaaagttcatattactttgaAGTTTTATAATACAattcccaattattcctatattgtttccaaatctcatccaaatccTAATTATTCTTATATTATTCATATTACCTTGAAGTTTGGAGTATTGGACTCTAAAtgtgaagtctaacctcctccttagtaatactatttcttttgcacaaagtgttttttgtgggagagaggcagattgtgtatgttatttttagtagacatttaaGTGGTCGGATGTTCATCGAACagagaaaaagggcattgtgttgaaattagattttctgattttgagaaGGCGTGTGATTGAGTTAGTTGTaagttcttggatagagtgcctttgaggTAGGGGTCAAgtgttacgtggaggaattggACAGAGGGTTGTTTATGTAATGcttttgtgaaccaccaatatggattggaatctctaaTGAATGTtcgttctaaattaactaagtctacattgcctttgtagacaccttatttttgccctagcgaaataaaacaaggggttccctcttattttcttaatattattattattattattattattattattattattattattattattattattattattattattattttcctatattattagtactttactattattttactagtactttcattatctttattttatttttactttactatacttattattattattattattattatttttattactattagcattagtatcttattttggttattattatttttattgtttttggtaattttatcattattattattattatttattgttattattactttattttaattattattattattattgatagtatcttcatttttattttttattttttttatatatacaatcatttattattgtttactatttagtagtattaccttattatgataattactattattattatttcccatttcattattaccaaaagcttaaaaaataaaataaaatgaaataaaaaaaaaaggaaagtttcttaggttttcaaactttttttttatataacagagGAGGTTACACAATACAGCCGGGAGGAGGGGGCACACAGCCGGCAGCGCACGGAGACacagaaaacacaaaaaaaaaaaaaagccatctTCTTCACGGCCATTGCACATCTGACTATcttcttctctcactctctctcccgtAGCCCAGGACCCGCTTCCTCACGCCTAGCCTCCATCTCCATCCACTGCAACCATCAACGTAGCCTCCTCTGCCACAAGTACACACACAGCAGTAGCCACGGCCCCAATCCAGTTGCAGCTGCTCCACGGCCAGCTTCTACAACTCCTTCCCTTTCACCAACGTCCACGGCTCCTCCGGCCTCGACATCACCACCCCACTGCATTCTTCATCGTCAACCATCTGCTGTCGTCGTCGCCGTCGCTCGCCATCACAGCTCGTGCATGCCGTCGCCGACCCCCAGCCACCACCCATACACCAGCAGCCCCTGCAGATCACGGCAGCGTCTCCATCAGCTGGATCTCCGGCCATCTATCAGCACCTTAGCTCTCCTCCTGCAGCCACAAGCACGGCCAGCACACCCAGCCCCCTCACGCACGGCAAGaacagtagcagcagcagcaacgTCGGAGCAGAGCAGAGGTCTTCACCGGCGAAGTAGCGCAGGCAgcgttttttttttggggtaacTTGATAGATTATTATTGTCAGGATTTTATtataatgtttatttttattttgtatattgttGTTAAAAGGTTTTATTGTTAGGTATACTTTGTGCTTTTTATAGGGAGTTTtcttttatagtatattattagagttttccttttattattattagcatgtGCTTATGATATAATTGTTAATATTGTTATACATATTTACTATATATAATCTATATTGTTATCTATTCatcatatataattttaattattattatttatcttgtTGTTATATTTAATGCTTATAGTGCggttatatttaatttaatatgtaTTGCTAGGTTTGTGTTGTTAGTTGTTCTAATTGTTGTGAGAATTTTAATATGATTGTATTTATCAAAACATTAATATTTACATTGAGGGATTTGTATTGTTGACATATGTAATTCGATGCTTAATACATCTTTAGGGTGTCGTTGCTACTTGTTATGTgtgtaatattaatattataagaTTTTATCATAGTGGtatttattaaaatgttaatgttcatattgtaaagtttaaattggatttaattttaaaatgtatttcTAAGGTTTTCATTTCGTTGTGTTTATTGTGtgtttgatatttatattataaggtttttattattgtggtcTCGATTCAAATGTGTGATTTTCGTATTAGGGTTTCCTTTGTATACATattgttgtagcatttaattaataattgtatCTAAGTTATTGCTGTAAATTATCCTATGGTATGTTATTTatgtattgtgtatttagggtttagattattacatgttttgtttaggattttaatgatacatttagggttttgttcatcatgtGTTTTATTTAGGGTGTGATTGGTCTCTCatgttattatgatatattaatggtaaggttttaaattatttccacaattattattgtatattttaattctagggtttaaattggTTCCCATGAttttacttgtgtaatagtttccattattgtatatattgcatgtgtattatagggtttaatttgtttccacatttttattgtacattaatggtaaggcttcaattatttccataattattattgcatatattgtatatttattttagggattggctaattccataatttcatcttatttgtttccatgtttgtttttaacttttagggtttgatttattggcgagttcttaaatgtttcctttattctaaatattagggttttgttagtgctatgttaaagttttgattatttataattagggtttttgcatgtatttgttaaaatgtattattatcatattgtatagttattaaattatgatatatatgtattattagtatagtagtattattatggtataatattaatatttacgtattaagatatgtatattattgtggtatatgtgtattagtattctagtagtattgttataatatatgtgtattactattgctaatagtgtgatataggtatattatcattctaataatactattattgtacaatgttagtacttacgtgttacgatatataatattaaaatattgttttaacatttatatgttattaatattatgagatatatatatgtatcactatcatagtagaatagttattacatgtagtgtattatcattatgatgtattagccttattattatcatatatatatatattttttattttttactattttctatgtttctattgtattacaatatttactatttctagtatttttgtattattgtattaagtattttcgtatttatatccctatgattttattgcgggggtatgagccttcgggcatcacgtaccctaagttctgagggaatatatatatgcatatatttgtttatttatttattttacatgtatttataaattcataaaaaggagtaatttaaagaattattagattaacttagggataatttcaaattaattaggtaccgttcgtaagaacgggcgcgtagggggtgctcgtaccttcccctcgcgtaaccgaactctcggccccaactctggtaatgtagaccgattctacccctaacggggtagtaatcatgtgttctaaccgcactaaaggttagtggcgactccgatatccatgtttttccatgaaaatattaaattgatttttgatttcgccgcccggggcacacgcgcgcccgggacgccgcgacagccttatttattatgattcctaagattcactcatcctttcaaaaatattttaacattgaatgactaagcctatcttttctttttgtttggtcaaattttaacacaatttcagcagcatgccgtttgtaaattggacgttttcccataaaacctgcacctgataggttcaaatagagcatttataacaagttgaaggcacacgagaacctatatccattaccagcatgcaatacacatcaattgcatccgccatgcaggagacattctagactagcatgcaatcatgtagcatattcacgacaataatacatgccaaccatatcttaaattcagaatatgaatagCAGAAaatagtggatagtatttggtttattgtagtattgttattcatccaggcatttggacatgaacgttatgagatgatgagagcatttaatttaaataattatgaaactgatgctccctgtgagttatgtatatattcaacgtaccactttttcaaattttcaaatcctcagccaagtgtatataacattttcaatgatttcggcatggTAATGTACGccttaagcttaccggaccaaaaacatataaatgaatgtccgttctaaattaactaagtctacattgccttatttattatgattcctaagattcactcatcctttcaaaaatattttaatattaaacgactaagcctatcttCTCTTTTTGTTTGGTCgaattttaatgcaatttcggcagcatgccgtctgcaAATTAGAtgttttctcataaaacctgcacttgataggttcaaatagaacATTTATAacaagttgaaggcacacgagaacctatatccactaccagcacgcaatacatatcaactgcatccgctatgtaGGAGGtgttctagactagcatgcaatcatgtagcatattcaggacagtaatacatgccaaccatatcttaaatttagaatataaatagcaaagaagatgcttaagtttccatttgttggacgaggagaagataaggcagcgtaatcaatggggaaggagagaatgaagtggaattggacttgggGGTTAATAggtatttctgaaaatgtgacatgtttgaacttagCTTATGTAAaacgtctgtttttgtcaactcatgatatgctatgctcatttggcagctactcaagtgggacaattcatgaagtttgaagaagcatccgaaaCATCTTCGACACATGTTGGGATGACAATTGCAGTGGTAGTTCCTGTCCCTTAGTTGCCAAAATTataagaaaatgtgtgcaacttcatgttctttTTTTGAATGGCTTGGACAAACTTCTTCTTTTTTGAGGGAGTGGGGGGTTAAACTGACTAAGCACAGcctgcatggcttctgtatatttgctggattttgttccgtgttttggacaacttgaatctttagaagtaatcgtcgaggtagtagtggtgataagcagtaaaatattagttacagtcagttgttttggaaaaactgaacataTTAATGGGTGCCACAGCAGAACGTGTCGGGGGCAACTGcccatcctcaagagtcacccttggtgctctcgtctcatctgaaatcctttcgtgctcactcagtacagctcaacccttggaagaagactctccccttggcgggtcctGAACCCTTTGCCGCTTTGAGGCTGCCCGAGGCTCCATTCGCAGAGCCAGTAGAGAGGAAATcctacgatttaagttcaaattttttttttttcaaaggggcatgcttaataaaaaaaaaaattacgagaaaatattcacatgACATTCTAGACAGGTGGAGTGGAGCTAGCAAATCTCTGCCTTCGAAATTTATGAATGGCTCATTGGTCTTTTGGCTAGGACTAACTTTAAAGGTTATTTTTGGGTTTGCAAACTAGTTAATTCTTAGAAATGAGATGGAATACagtgaaaaatttagaaataaagttaaTAGTTACTTGTTTATTCTCTATCATTCCAACTAGATGAGGCATTCCAGtggtaaaatttggaaatagttaaacaaattttgtcctttttttctccttttttgagtgttttatgctttatttattatataaaataatccACACTATTTTCCAACAATCTAAATGCATATTTGTGTAATTTGTAATTTATTCACACAAGTGTTTGATCCtaaatttatgtttgtttttcctttctttaAGTGGTGTTTATTTTAGTATGAGAATGAAGttatagttcaaattttcaaagaataaattattttctttttcataatcTTTATTTTGTCCTTAGATTATTGGAAGCAACATAGCTTAGTTTGTATAGttaataataatgtataaaataaacaaaaaaataaagaagaaaagaattcaaCTTGCATGTATCATGCCACTGTCTAAAGGTAAATTTGTCTCCTTTCAAAAACCCGAGTTTGAAGCCCATGTATTATCCATGCTGCTATTCAGGCCCACTCTCTCCTAATTGGGCTCACTCAAATATTCAACCAACCTTTTGCAAACCTCGGTCCTTGTGTCTATACTACAAATTTTGAcctaggaaaacaaataaaaattcatttattcaaattaaatacGATTTAATTCCATATACCCATGTTTATTATATCAGAATAAGCATTCCAACCCTACACTCCTAACTTCATCTGCCTTATACTCTTATTTGGGAGGTTATGACAAACGATATTAAtgtctcaaatttaaaaaaatgaatgGGACTTTATTAGATCATGCAAAATGGAGAGAAATatctttgaattttgaaaattcataattcaaacaaacaaacCGACCAACAACCACCTACTGACATCCTTATTCACAACCTAATACAAGGCAACACTTACGTGGCCCTTCCAAAATGATTaaccaatgaaaaaaaaaatacaaattttaaatttctattaggTTAATTGAATGCCCTAGGGGATTGGACAACCACCTACAATTGGCACCAAAAgtaatttgcatatgtattaaaaaaaaaaaaaaaaacaaggaagaaAGGGAGCAGTCAACCACCTATAAGTGTTTGGTCGACTGCCATTTGgaaaatttatttctttctcaAATATTAATATCTTCACTTGGGCTAAGATTTATTTTGTAAAATATGATTATCAATAGCTACACAAGAATAAGTCCAAAATCATATTCCACAAACATGAATTCATTTTTGCAAAACATTAGTTCATTTTCCAAACACAACCATAAGTCCATATCAATATCTCCATTTAGTCCAAGGACAAGCAGCCATCATGAATCCACTACCATAAATAATAATCCATTTGCACAAGATATCCATCTAGTAAATTTCATAATCACCATGTTTAGCACAAATTCCAGACATCCAAAATATCATCATAATGTCATTTAGTCCAAAATCCAAAAACTACCATAAACAAGTACTTCATGCCAAATATAAGACTAAGACACAAAATACACCAAGAACAATATATTGTGTCAAGATGACACAAAACCATTAGAAATGTTTACAAATATTCTAtcaaaacacatatatatatcatGGGTGTTTATACAAATCCAAggcaaagaaaaaaaacataaataaaaacaacaagTCAATTGCATTAGAGGCAGCAGAGGAGTTTGATGTTGATGCATCAAGAACTACAACATCCAGTCCATACTAAAGCTCATGTCCTATTTGAATGAGTAGAGCTCTTTTTGCTGATATTACTGTAGACATCCTAATTTTCATCTATCTAATCGTTGAAATACATGAGGTCAAATGATCCATTTTGAACAAGTGATAGTCCCGAGTCAAATGAGTTCAATTCATGATCTAAGTGTGGGGTAGTTTGTTTAAATTTAGCCCTTAATTCTTTAATTAAGTCCATGGAGCATGTGCTACAACTGAGTGTTGGAGTCAAATCATACAAAATAGTTTAATTGGTATTTATGGGTTCTTGTGAAGTCCTTTAATAAAAATTtggttatttgaaaatttttttaggaGAACTTCTAGTTTTAAAAATCAGCCCCTAATATGTTTATTATCGTTTTTTTTCAATGTTTAGTaagttcaaaaaaaatttaaatattcagTATATGCTTCAAAGTAattaaaaagataaagggaaagaaataCCTGGGCTTCCAACCTAGAGCAgagggagactgggagagaggaggAGCTCGTGCACTAGCTGGCGGCGAACTGCAGAGGGAGATCATGTGGGAGCAGGCGgtggggaaggggaagaagcaggaGAAGCTGGTGCGGTGGCTGTCGGCGAAGAGCAGAGGGAGATCAGGTGGGAGCAAGCggcggggaaggggaagaagtagGAGGAGCTGGCGCAGTTGTTGGTGGCGGAGAGCAGAGGGAGATCAGGTGGGAGCAAGCGGCGAGGAAGGGGGAGTTCAGGTGGGAGCAGGCGGCTGGGAAGGGGGAGGTCAGGTGGGAGCAGGCGGCGGTGAAGGGGAAGAAGCAAGATGAGGGAAAAGATCCCACGCGCGGACATAAGaaggtttttgggcattagtgatggtttcaaaactcTCACTTCAACtctccgttttttttttttttttttataaataacaaaacatTAGTCACggtccaaatccgtcactaataactggccaatagtgacgaatacgtaaattcgtcactaatactataaagtaaacatttattttaaaaaaaaaaaattgaagtattagtgacggttgtgaaattcgtcactaataacaagggaatagtgacgaatttaaacattcatcactaatactgcgaagtgaaatttttttatttatttttaaacaaagtagaagtattagtgacgattacacaatccgtcactaataatgggccaacagtgacgaatttataaattcgtcactactactctaaagtaaatttttttttttttaaataatagtagttaCGGTTATTCAATCGTCACTAAAGTTtaccttttagtgacggatttaattcatcactaataccacaAGAATCGTACAAATATTTTCCTGAGATAAATTTTGCGCCAAAAATATTTTCGCGcgttttttttggtttttttgtagtgacgctcaagtcttcatgctttgtccttggattgagtccatcttttcttcaagatttcacattctttgagctttctcactttgcctttctttggctcttttgactttaatattccttggctttcaacaactcattcatgtcctcatattcttgaaggtttaatatatcatctttaaatccatgctttgactcatttaagcttcatttgatccttgtgagcactttgaccttactttctcatatgtgagccttgaaataacattactcacacaaatatgttaaattccacttgtttgttagcatcaaaacaagataacaagattttaaaccttgtaaggccaacagtatttgtttgtggattgcaaaatctcttcaaaacatttccaaatatcttgtgggatttattttgatataactttgaaaggatatttgtttatgtgatagtgatctttgttgcaatattcattcactcatatattatttgctgaatacaaagattacacatcttttgcaaaccaagcatatacattatttgatatttacatgcttgagacatcctgctgattgaaatatttgagactttatatctttgtgtgaacttattgattgaatatattgagATACAAAAATTGtctgttgatactctcacgtactcatcacactaatagaaaatatatttaagagttgaaatattagaccacattgagcttacatattaaatcatattgtgctGTATGTAATTGTGCGtagttgggtacacatctgctttgcttgaaagcataatcaatgtaccatttcatttattgagcaaaatTGTTGTATTCctggcatgggcttgaagagggagactagccctagaatagtcccggattggcttagaaccgattaggaaagttaggtgtgtcatcttgttaagacgtgtaggttgaggttagccccgctaattgacctagttaaggttgaggtcagccctatgctaattgacctggttgtaatcggtgccgctccacccttaagtgagctattagtggaatcctcgggcttgcgagctataggtggggacataggcacagttggccaaaccccgataacatatcgtgtgtttgttcatATGTCCGCACTtcatatttactgcacgtgtatgttattatgtgaatgatgcgcttgatttaaatttatgtatattatatttatcggcgtatttggaattgcataaaaagaccctaggttgtaatattcggctagcatctagttcaacctaggagaaaagtttaaaattccaattcacccccccccccctcccccctcttgggaatacaccaattctaacaataacCATGTAATACAATATTttatagaaacatgtttatacaaagttttacagtaccatgattatacaaaaaaTTTTATAGAACTATGATATACAAAACATAGAATGATGACATATAGAAATAAAGATTATATagaaatacatatataaaaaattagagaGATTTACAGcttcatggttaatacagagaatatcagaatcatggttaatacaaataatacaaaatcatggtaaaatagatagatcttatatataaatagtattatatagtatcaaatcctgaTGGAACAAagcagtttacagagtacggtaccatagctatacagcatagacagtgcaaccatacatctcagatagagtatggtacaatcgattgtgccacaggtaggGTAGAGGACTCCCTGATGTCTGGACCAGGTGGAGTGAGGCCTTTCGAGCTAGAGGCATATATAGATGCATACAGCTAGGCTGACATTGGAGGCTCAACCAGTGTGTAGcctcgcctacgggccacacaactcggtcat
Above is a genomic segment from Malania oleifera isolate guangnan ecotype guangnan unplaced genomic scaffold, ASM2987363v1 ctg584, whole genome shotgun sequence containing:
- the LOC131147221 gene encoding uncharacterized protein LOC131147221, with the protein product MPSPTPSHHPYTSSPCRSRQRLHQLDLRPSISTLALLLQPQARPAHPAPSRTARTVAAAATSEQSRGLHRRSSAGSIKGKKYLGFQPRAEGDWERGGARALAGGELQREIMWEQAVGKGKKQEKLVRWLSAKSRGRSGGSKRRGRGRSRRSWRSCWWRRAEGDQVGASGEEGGVQVGAGGWEGGGQVGAGGGEGEEAR